Genomic window (Pyrus communis chromosome 13, drPyrComm1.1, whole genome shotgun sequence):
agatcaagtaacgggacaaagcttttcaacggttataaacgaaaaatcacgatttaacggttattttaactccgattttgatgattttttataactacactccttgaccctatatgaatacaatgaatgaattcgatcttcaatttaaaatatttacacaagtggataccacaaaatcttatgttatacttaataaaagtataaataaactctaagcgttagtcaatctatcgttttacgaattctccaaaactaatttcaatgatccaaaccgtcaaaattgtttgtatatgcttggagatcacatcagcaaaaaatcacaaaaaaaaaacattcagagatcaagtaacgggacaaaccttttcaacggttataaacgaaaaatcacgatttaacggttattttaactccgattttgatgattgtttataactacactccttgaccctatatgaatacaatgaatgaattcgatcttcaatttaaaatatttacacaagtggataccacaaaatcttatgttatacttaataaaagtataaataaactctaagcgttagtcaatctatcgttttacgaattctccaaaactaatttcaacgatccaaaccgtcaaaattgtttgtatatgcttggagatcacatcagcaaaaaatcacaaaaaaaaaacattcagagatcaagtaacgggacaaagcttttcaacggttataaacgaaaaatcacgatttaacggttattttaactccgattttgatgattttttataactacactccttgaccctatatgaatacaatgaatgaattcgatcttcaatttaaaatatttacacaagtggataccacaaaatcttatgttatacttaataaaagtataaataaactctaagcgttagtcaatctatcgttttacgaattctccaaaactaatttcaacgatccaaaccgtcaaaattgtttgtatatgcttggagatcacatcagcaaaaaatcacaaaaaaaaaacattcagagattaagtaacgggacaaagcttttcaacggttataaacgaaaaatcacgatttaacggttattttaactccgattttgatgattttttataactacactccttgaccctatatgaatacaaggaatgaattcgatcttcaatttaaaatatttacacaagtggataccacaaaatcttatgttatacttaataaaagtataaataaactcgaagtgttagtcaatctatcgttttacgaattctccaaaactaatttcaacgatccaaaccatcaaaattgtttgtatatgcttggagatcacatcagcaaaaaatcacaaaaaaaaacattcagagatcaagtaacgggacaaagcttttcaacggttataaacgaaaaatcacgatttaacggttattttaactatgattttgatgattttttataactacactccttgaccctatatgaatacaatgaatgaattcgatcttcaatttaaaatatttacacaagtggataccacaaaatcttatgttatacttgcacatttaatatttgtaatagattagtagtgtatgtattattttttttattaggctttcattttcgagtgtagatatagtacttgaacgagaaatgttttaatgttttcaagtaatatttatgtcacAATGTGtagtatgtgcaaattttaaaaaaaatatatttttttcttaacgggtcataacgggtcgggtcactttacccgttgggtaaagtgacacgacctgttaaggacccgttaagataacgggtgtgacacgacacgatccGTTAAGATAACTGGTGTTACACGAGaatgacacgaacacgacagacacgacccgtttgccaggtctaTCCAAAACCCTGATCCACCACATCTCCAACGCCTTCCTCCAAGACGACCCCAAACTCTTAAACCCTCTTTTTCACTCCAAATTACAACCCCACCACCTCCACCCCGTCCTCCTCTCCCTCCAATCCAACCCCATTACCGCCCTCGGCTTCTTCGATTGGGCCTGCGGCTCCCTCGGCTTGCACCACCACCCGCAGTCCTTCTGCACCCTCCTTCACCTGCTGCTCCGCCACCGGATGCTCGCTCCGGTTTCCCGCCTTTTCAAAACATCGGTAGGCCAGTTCGGGACTCAGTTTCACTTCTTTGATGCATTTTCTGATTGTTTTCAGAACCACATTTCCGATTTTAGTCTCGTTTGTAGGTTTCTGATCGAGATTTTTTGTCGAAATGGGATGTTGGATTCGTCTGTTGATACATTCATTCGTATCGTATGTATAAATTGACATATGCTTTTTGCTTGACAATGTTGCTCGTAACAAGAGTTCAAAACGTCTTTGTAAAGAAAATCAGATAGAAGGCGGCGAAGATTTCTTTACTTTATTACTAAGGATTGGTCCGAAGCCAAACGTGGTCACGTTTAGCACGATGATTCACGCATATTGTAAATACGGGAAATTGGAAGAGGTAAACAAGCTTTATACGGTTATGATAGAGAAGGTATCAGTCCTGACTTGGTTGTATATAGTATTCTAGTTGATGGTTATTTTAGGGCAGGGAGATTAGAAGAGGGGCTTCGGCTTTTCTCGGTGGCATTGGATAGCAGGATTAAGTTGGATGTAGTCATTTTCACTTCCGTTATGGATGCATATGTGAGACTTGGAGTTTTGGCGAAGTCAGTGGAGTTCTACCGAAGAATGCTGAAACAAGGGATCTCGCCAAACTCTGTTAGTTACACCATTCTTTTAAACGGCATGTGTCAGGATGGGAAGTTCGCTGAGGCTTGTGGATTATCTGGTCAGATTTTGGAGTGTGGTTGTGTGCCATCGGTTCTGACTTAATTATAGTAGTTTGATTGACGGAATGTGCAGAATAGGTAATTTAAAAGATGCATTTCAGCTGTACGAGAGTATGATCAAGACGGGCTATGAACCTGATATTATTCTTTGCGGTGTGTTATTAAATGGCCCTTGCAAAAAATGGGCTGATGGGTGATGCTCTTAGGTTCTTCTTTCAAGCTGTGTATAGGGGCATTAAGCTCAATGTCTATACTTTCAACATGTTAATAGATGGTTGCTGCAGATTGAAACGATTGAGGGATGCTGTGAAGGTGTACATCAAACTGGGAGTTTATAACATAGGACCAGATCTGGTGATGTATACCGTGCTATTAAAGGTATTTCTGAACTAGGGAGATTAAGCGATGCGTTGGTGTTTTTCTTCCAATCAGTAAAAGGGTTTCCTGCCCGATGTTGTAACGTATTGCACATTAATATGCTGTTCAAAGAAGTTGTGTAGACGCTGCGCAGGAAGTCTTTGAGCAGCTTGCTGAAAGTGGTCCAGAACCTGATGTTGTTACATACAACACAATGATTTGTGGTTATTGCTCTCAGAGAAGGTTAGACGTGGCTCTTCAACTTTTTGAAGAGATGATACAGGGGCAGTGCAAACCCAATGCCATTACTTTCACTATATTGATTGATGCATTTTGTTAAGAAGGTAAAATGGAAGATGCAGTGTTGATGATCGATACAATGCTGGAAAAGGATCCTGAACCTAATGTGGTCACATATAGTAGTCTGATTGACGGTTGTTTCAAGTCTGAAAACATGAAAAGTGCCTTTGAACTACACGAAGAGATGCTTAAAAGCGTCTCTCCAAATATAGTCAGTTATAGCATCCTCATTGACGGTCTTTGCAAAAGAGGACTTGTGGAGAAAGCATCCCTTGCATTTCATTGTGCTATAAACAGGGGGCCTGGTGCCCGATGTAATAGCGTACGGGATTCTGATTCGTGGTTACTGCAAGGTAGGAAGAACGGTAGAAGGCCTCATGTTGTATGGGCGTATGTTCATAAGCGGGATCATGCCGGATGCTGTCATACAAAGGACGATTGCGGAGCATATCCTTGAAACTGATCGGCAAAAATATGAGAGTACTCCCAACCACATGATTTGCAGATAAGAGCTGTTGTTTAATACAGTGACACTTTCTGGTACTTCCAACTAGCTAATTGCTGTATAAACATCATATTTATCCTCAGGGTTCTTTTTTCTACTAAACTGTATATAATTAGATATACAAGAACTGGAGCTCCCCATTATACATTATAAGATGTGCAACTCATTTTTTGAGGAAAATAATTTTCGCGCTCCCTTTTTCTCTATGTGCTGCAACTCCTCTTCTTATTggttaaattgaataaattcaaGCAAAATTAGGaggcaaaaacaaagaaatgggTTGGCGGGTGGATTGGTGGGTGAATGcgaaaattatttcttttttatttattatctcATTACACCAACACTTATTGAACTGGAAATATTCAAAAACTTACTACCTCCAAGACAAGCTTGTACATACAATAATAATACAAGAACCTCCATTTATTGAACTGGAAATATTCAAAAACTTACTACCTCCAGGACAAGCTTGTACATACAATAATAAAACAAGAACCCTCGCGTTCTACATCTGATCCTCATGACTTTTCGTTGCACAGTTGCTGACTTGGGCTTGAAATGCACTTTGGACATTGGAGCATGACCATGAACCCGAACCGGATGTGGTCTCCTGGTTGTTAATGCCTTCTGACGAACCTCCGATAAGGCGCTGGAGGAACTGGGGGACTGGTGGAACACCGATGTCCGAAACTCCCTCAAGAATTTGAACCACCTGCTTCATTGTTGGCCTATCCTTCTCATCTTCTTGAATGCACCAGCAAGCCACTTTGCATGCTCTGCTTAGTTCATCTCCGTCGGCTTGGCCTTCCAACCTGCAATCTAACAAGGCGAAAAGATCTTGCCCTTTATTAACTGCATTCGTGAGACGGATGGGACGGAAGTTTTCTACTCCGTCATCTAACCCTTCTCTGTTTCTCCTTCCTGATATGACCTCAATCAGCAACATGCCATAGCTAAACACATCGGCTTTTGGTGTGATGGCTTCACCCGAAAACCATTCTGGTGCGAGATAACCCACAGTTCCTCTCATGGTTGTCAAAACCCGGCTGTGGTGTCTCCCCAAGAGTTTTGCAAGACCAAAATCTGCCAATTTGGGACTGTATTCTGAATCCAACAAGATGTTCTCCGGCTTAACATCGCAGTGTATTATGCAGTCTCTGCACTCGTCATGGAGGTAAGCCAATCCTCTGGCAGTCCCTACTGCAATGTGATATCTAGCCTTCCAATCTAACATTATCGGGTTGTTTCCAAGTAGAAGAGATTGTAGAGAACCATTTGGCATGTAGTCATAAACCAAAAACCTCTTTGAAGCGTTAGCGCAGAATCCCCGCATGCGAATAAGATTAATGTGTTGTATTAAACCGATAGTTCCCACTTCAGCACGAAATTGTTTCTCTCCCTGGTTCACACTTTTCAGCTCTTTCACTGCAATGGCTGTTGAATGAGGCAACATCCCCTTGAATACAGAACCAAAGGCTCCTTCCCCGAGCTTTTGGGAGAAGTTCTTTGTTGCTCTTCTTAAATCTCTATGCTTGTAAAGCACCAAAGAATCTTCGGTAGTCGCCAATGCTCCCGCTGACCATCTCCTTCTAAAAAATACCATGACAAGGAAAGTACTACTTAATATGGAAAATAACCCTGCTAGTACTCCAATTACAATCCAAGTACTCTTTCTCGTAGCCTTTCTCGTCGTCTCATTATTAGCCTTTCTCGTCGTCTCATTTTTAGAATCCACAATCCGGAAATGCAATCCTATGCTGTCTAGAGAATGACTATTATATAGATCCCCTGTCCACATGTAAACCCGACAACTACCCGAAAAATTATACGAAAAGGCAGTGCATGAGCAATTTATTAAGCATTCTAATCTACATTGCTCAATGCTCACATCGAAAATTTCCTTAAAGTTCTTAGGATATTCATCAACAGCTATCGCCCAAAATAGGTCTCCAGGACTGCAGTGAAGAGGAGTTTTCCTCGCACAGCCATCTGAGAAGTCGTATAGTCCCCAATTTTCCCTGACTTTGGGTTCAAATCCTTCGAGGCAATCACAACGAAGAACGCTCAGGTTGTTGCAAATACTAAAAGCACCACACGACCTTTGGACCGCACACTCGTCCGATGGTTCATAGGAAAAAAAAGACCGTTCCTTATAGTCTGGGTCCCAGGCAGAATACTCGAGCTGACCATTGCTTTCAAGCGTGACTTTTCTAAAGGGATAGAAATCATCAGGATAGTGAGATAAATTAAAAGGTAATTTATCTagatcaaaagaaaaaggaccAGGTGCAGGATTTTGCCGGGTTCTCCAGGATGTAAGAACTTGTTTTCTCTTGGTACGGTTATTGTATCCAAGCTCAGCACCCGGCAGCCAAGTATCCGACAGGTGATCGAAACTCTGCCATATAACAACAGATGAATCAAATGCATCTGTTATGACAAAGTTCCCATTGTCAAGAAGCTTTGCTACACTCGAATTAGAGAcctttgatcttgaattagtcGACCATATTGCAACGTCGGAGGGGCTACTTAAGATCAAGTTTCCATTTTCGACAAGTGCTAATACTGAAAGTTTCAGTTCAGAAACAGGTTGTTCTCTGTTTGCGACCCAAACTACGGTGGTATCATTTGTGTACCAAATGCCTACGTAACTGTTTCGAGAATCACCTGGTGTGAAGAAACCGAGCTCAAATGTTCCACTTGGAGAAGTGATTGTTCGTGCCCCGGAGAGAGATTGACCTGGAGAGATGGTGTGAGAACCCGTGGAAATACAAGCAATGAAGGTACAGCATAACAAAAATCTCAACGTATAGCAGAGTAGAATTTTCGCATCCATGTCTTTATAAAATTGCAACAAAAGAAAGAGATTGCTGCAAGCAGAAGCCAAAACTGCTCCTTCCTTTGAATGATTGGATCTTAACCAGATATGCTGTATCAAAATACAATAGACTTGACTTACAAGTCAACAAACGACTTCAcatctacaatttttttttctttatatatatatatattatttaatattataaaattagtTCGACTGTGCTGTGAGAAAAATCACTTTTGAAAGTGCGGTGTGAGAAATTAATGGTGGAACAAAAAGGTCTGGCGTTTGGTAATCTTGACACGCCCCAAttccgatattccccgaataccaggataggcacgccCAAGGGTGACAAAAgtcatttattgagtgcaaatgctgaaaataaGGGATAGataaggcttataaatataaaagaataatgaatatgcatttaaggaatGTGTTCAAAGCACAcatctaatctagaacactaaaagaaataatatcaaatttaatgaataaaagaatggaTCATGCACCAAGAGGACTTGAAGATGCCAATGTGAAAGTGTCttgacgtcgggattgtatgcctcgattctaagtcctgaagggggcgcaaaacaaacaagagtggaccaagttgatatatatatatatatatatataataaaacagttatcaacatactaaccctcaggttttataaaaacacctgtattatgataaacataggttttctgAAACCTAGCATaccgtgcaatgtctcaaatcataacttttatatataataatcactagtgaatgtccgataactCCCatgccccatgccggctccctgtctctgagcagacagtcagaggaaaatacactccaggccctatgccggCTCCTCATCCCTGTGCTAAATAGCTAGAAGAAACACActtcaggccctatgccaacaccaaactgTCGTCCAGGACAGACCGGAATCAATCCTTACGTAGCGGAaatgaccactaggtaagtacaaaaccagtgaacatacatatattaaaaatcaacttcatagtataaagtcatccatcatctatactataaagaagtgttctaaacatgttctaaatatcatatcgttatccatcagatattctataagaacacgggttataggaaaaatagtaataattcaaactagcctcagtaaacatgttatctcataaaacatttcataaacataatcatcaaatcatgtttttcatgtatgcatttctactattaaaacatgcatttttagaaggggtccactcacagtattTAGCTGCTGAAGAGCCACGCAACTAGTAAAGACAGAAACGCCACAGTtaattgcccctaagcacataaagcgTACATTTAATCAAAATCTACTCAAACGACTTATtttgggaaaacggacgtcGGAAACGGATTCATGATGTTGAAATTAACCTAAAAGGGTCTTggacgaaaacccaaaaagtcaacccAAAAGTCAACATTGACCGGTTAAAGTCAACGGTGACAGTTGACCGGGTCAACCGTGACAGTTGACCGGGTCAACGGTCAGACGGGTCAATGTCAACAGGTCCGGGTCAACGGGTCAAACCAAGTCTGGGCTTGGAtccggattgggttaaagggtttggacttgggtttGGGTTCTGTTGGGTTTTAAAAGGGATTGGGCTTGGGTCacaaagggtttagggtttaaaggCTTAGGCTTagaagggtttagggttagggcttAAAAGCCCGGGCCAAAGCcttttgaatttcagaaaaacaaataaaataaataaatgggtTGGGTTTGATTTTAACGGGCCAAAGGGCCTGGTTTGAAGGGTTGGGCTTGGGAGCCCATTACTCACAGGGGAAGAAGGCCGGAATTCGGTCGGAAATTGGATAAACTTTGAACgtccataactttgtcaatactcaacgaaattaagtgaatcaaaaataaaaatcatagcTCTCgaagagacgaagagaatggtacctcacACAACGTCTAACTCGCCATGGTTTGGCCAGAAATTGGCTCGAAAGCCGTCGGACTCCCTGGTAAAACTGGGAAAACATCCTCCGAGTTGTTCCTCATTACAAACCTTCACCAAAGCACATAAAATGAGTACTAACTAGAGTTTCATCGATCTAAGGAAGATTAGAGAGAGTCCCAAAGCTTACCAAGCTTGAGGGTTCACCGGAGGAGGGAGTTGTTCTCCGAGCTTACGGTTTCGAAGGTTGTTATTCGTTCCTTCCTCCACTGAGATGGTGACTTGGTGCATCCATGTAAGTGCGTATGGGTgcgtatgtgtgtgtgtttgtatgTATGGGTGTCGATCGGGAAAGAGCCCAAGAGAGAGGTGAGCTcgcgagggagagagaggggaagtgagggagaagagagaatagagagagagagactttttagaaaaataaaagaaaagggaaagggaaccgggggacaaaacaggggtgtgccccttgggctcaccaattaagaccCAAAAACCAATTTTAAAAGAAGAAGATCTAGCCCAAGGTGAAATTTCACGAAAATACCCCATTTGTTCTGATAAAattgggacgggttgttacaaatCTGATATAGGATAAGATACGGGTCACTTccaacataaaaagaaaaataaaataaaatgtttcaaattCTGGAAAACAAGGATTAAAGTTGGAAAAATGATGGATCATTCGATATGGCAACATAAATGGCCGCAACAAATATTCTGGTGTCAGAATTGGGACCATGATGTGGTCATAGAAGTGGTGTGTAATTCTCTAGCAAAAGTGGCTTGAGTCATCTTTTGCAAAAATTCATCAACAGTAGTAGCTTACTAATAAATGGAGCTTTTTAttatgggaagtgttattgacactccaaaaatctcattttacactcctcacaagtgtacttttcttttcaaatatagaaagtttgaagtgtagaatgagatatttggagtgccaataataattccctTTATTATTTGTCTTTTGGGGTTTCAAGTGCATTATTATCTTTTTTAGTTTTCGTCTTAATTACCTAAGTCTTTTGAGATGTTGAAGGGggttgtatttgtttatttaagcCATTTGGCTTCTCATTTGTAAGCATCTTTCATCTTTCAATCAATTGATCAAGTTATCCTTTGGGATTTTCTCAACTTCTGGTGGACTCTAGACTTTGTTCTATAAGGGATTACGTTGGTAATTCTTTCATCACTTTGTGTTGTGTCATAAACTCCATTTTAAATTTGTTGTACGTACAATTAGCAGTTTTTTAGGGAAAatgatcctcttcggatcccttccaccaaatcattcacatcaatcaatctagacccttgaaatttgatccaacgactaaagTTACTAAAACTTTTCAAGTGGATCCCtatttttagccgttggatcaaatttcaagggtccgaaTTGGAAGGATTTGGTCGAAgggatccaaagaggatccctttccgttTTTTAGTATTGATTACTTTTGTGCAAAGTGTTGTAAAATGTGTAGAATGATTAAATaaagatattattttgaaataatgCTTCAAACTATTTGGTAAAAACAAAGCAATtaactttcctttttttcttttttttgagtacattaatatttttatactaagaaCAGGGGGAGTTCAGCAAAGCCACACAATAAGTAGCCTAAGTctgtatcgaattcgccatccacgagattcaaacctaagaactctcacttccaagtgaaaagaaatatcactagatcgtaaTATTGAGTGACAACTTTCATACCCACCAATGCAGATGTTCACTTGTCTTAACTTTCATTTTCAGAAAGATCAAATTATAAAATGATTGGCCTTTAACTTTAATTACCCACCAATGCAGATACTCGCTTGTCTTTCCAAGATTCGTTGTTGCGAATACCTTCAGAGACTCAGTTAGAAATATGCCTTAAACGCCAATCATAAGATAATATTTTACCTACATATCATATATCTTGAAAAATCTCACATCAGAGAGAGCACTTCTATCTTTTTCTTGACGTATTCGCATGCATGTAAAAGAGATGTGAACAAAATATTGCAGCTGATGGGCTTGCAAACCCTTAAGACTCCAAGTCTTACTTTGGGGCTGTAATATTTTTCTAGCTTTCAATTAGACTATGAATGTAACAAGGACTACAGCCATCCTTAAGAGCCCTACAAATATCTTCACAGACCAATTTGTCACCGAATATCAGCAGAGACTCAACCATGTATCATCCCAAAAGTCTCAGAAAGCCCAATGCAGACAGTTTATCAACCACGGCATTACGGGAAAATCTTGTGTCCACTTAGAGGATCATGTCATCCATAAGCCCACTCACACAACTAAGCAAGACTGCCTTTGTACTTGGGACCACACTAGGCCGATTTTACCAATCTCATACAGACGATTCACTTGGTTGTGTGTGGGCCTACGAATAGCGTTACCCTCTAGGTAGACACGAGAATTTCTTTGACAGTATCCTCTGCGAGTACATTGATTCTAGCTAACAATCCCAACAAAAAGAATAAactgaaaacaaattaaattcatGCAACTACACCTGAAGATCAACAATATATAACAAGCATACGTAGATTATAAATCTACGTTACCTGAAATCAGCAttcaaattacataaacatatattatgATTTGCCTCGATATCAAACAAGCATGTCTATAGGAACTTCTCCACAAGAAAAACCTAGTTATCTTATTGAAACAACAGATTCAGACCTAAGGTCCTAAGGTGGAAGCACCAAGGGCAAAAATCGTTATCAATGCCTGAAGTGCCTAACGTTTGTGAAAAGAAGTGAAACTCCATACTTGTTACAGCAGTATATAGCATCACCATCTCTAATGCTCCCACCGGGTTCTGCAATTACACTAACTCCGCTTTCACAAGCTTCTTCCACTGCATCTTTCCATGCTGCATGCATACGAAAATGATCTCATTAAGCTTCCGCTTGCACTCGACTCttaaataacataaacaaaaattaatgcaTGTGCTAGTAATTACCAAATGGGAAGAAGGCATCGCTGGCCAAAGCTGCACCCTTGACCTCTTCTCCAGCCTTCTTCAAGGCTATTCTTAAACTCTCCAGGCTGTTAGGCTGCCCGCTCCCCATGCCCAGCATGCAGTTATTCTGCTCATAAGTCAAGGATCCAATATTTTTCAGAAAGTACCAATCAATTCACTCAAAGTGGCATACCAAAAATATAGTAAATGTTAGCAAGCCGAGGTTTTAAAGGAGAAGCAAAGAAAGACAACCTTTGCTATTACAATTGCATTGCTTTTGACATGCTTGACGCACAACCATGCGAACTCTGCATCAGCAAGCTCACTCTTTTGTGGAGCCTTCTGTGAAACAGCTTTAAACTGTATATCTAGAGGGGTCAAATCGTCCAAGTCCTGAGCTAACCACCCACCACCAACCTGTCTAACCACCCACCCTAGCAATTCCTTACTTTACGTGGAATCGAATAGCTGAAGGAAGATGTCCATCTTACCTTCCCATGGTGTTGGATAGCAGTTGCAATACCACCTGCCTTCACCTCAGAAAGACTCTTGTCAACGTAGAATGCAGCCTTCTGATGAGGATTTTCACCATAACGGAGGGGACTTTTAAGCAACATAGGCACGGTTAAGCTCTGAGGGAATTTATCttgaggaaaagaagaaaaaaaggaagtttGTCCATCAATGCATCCCATCACAACAAGTGACAGAAGCAAATTTATTTAAGTGCATTTTCATAGAAACTAATATCTCCCAGCCTCCCTCTCCGTGCCCCCTTCCCCCCTCACCACCATGGTCTTTGCCCCTAAATCCCCCAAGGTTATCATGAACATCAAAATGGTGATTAAAGATATTATTGCAATGTACTTAGATGAACTTCCCTCTTCTCTCTTCAAGGTCGTTTCCAGCTAActcataattcattttgatgaaTATCAAATTGTTGACTTGCAAGTGGTGGATTGCCCTGGTGATCTTCAACCCATTGTGTTTTCAGACCATCCCcactccccttagtgtagattagTGTACAATATCTGtactcaaaaagaaaaatgttgacTCAACAGATTGCAAcctaactgatgatgtggcatGTTAATTATGATTCTACTGTCTACTTAGACATTAAATGCACAAATACACATAATAAAAATCAACCTAGAGTCTAGACTGTATAGTTCATCGTTAATCCTTGCCTTATcaaagaaaatttataaataaaagcaaGATCATCAAAGACGTAGTACCTTCAGAAGTCTGCTTCCAAAGCCATTCTGAAACTGCAGAATCATAAGAAGCTACATGTTGGAAAGCCTTCCATGCAAGCTTCCTTCGGAATTGTTGATCATCCTTGTCTCCCTTAAGAAACTCAAGAAGTGCGGGATAGTCTTCTGAATCAACCACCACCAAGACAtctttgtgattctgattgacAAACATATTTAACTTGGAATATCAGATAAAGATATTCAGACAAGTATAGGTACTACTCGTGATACAAGGATTGTGTTGGGAAGAAAATGGGAAATACattgaacaacaaaaataaagtgTAACTACATTAAACAACAATAAGCAGTAATACATTGGACAAGGCATAATGTTAAAATGTATTTCACTTTCCTTGCTAAGCCAAATGCATAACCGATATATTCTGCATCACTGTTTCTAGGATCAATATGTATCAAGATTTCTATGGATGTGTTGGATCGGAGACTAGGTTGGATCGGAGACTAGCACCAAGGATGC
Coding sequences:
- the LOC137713901 gene encoding G-type lectin S-receptor-like serine/threonine-protein kinase At2g19130, translated to MDAKILLCYTLRFLLCCTFIACISTGSHTISPGQSLSGARTITSPSGTFELGFFTPGDSRNSYVGIWYTNDTTVVWVANREQPVSELKLSVLALVENGNLILSSPSDVAIWSTNSRSKVSNSSVAKLLDNGNFVITDAFDSSVVIWQSFDHLSDTWLPGAELGYNNRTKRKQVLTSWRTRQNPAPGPFSFDLDKLPFNLSHYPDDFYPFRKVTLESNGQLEYSAWDPDYKERSFFSYEPSDECAVQRSCGAFSICNNLSVLRCDCLEGFEPKVRENWGLYDFSDGCARKTPLHCSPGDLFWAIAVDEYPKNFKEIFDVSIEQCRLECLINCSCTAFSYNFSGSCRVYMWTGDLYNSHSLDSIGLHFRIVDSKNETTRKSTWIVIGVLAGLFSILSSTFLVMVFFRRRWSAGALATTEDSLVLYKHRDLRRATKNFSQKLGEGAFGSVFKGMLPHSTAIAVKELKSVNQGEKQFRAEVGTIGLIQHINLIRMRGFCANASKRFLVYDYMPNGSLQSLLLGNNPIMLDWKARYHIAVGTARGLAYLHDECRDCIIHCDVKPENILLDSEYSPKLADFGLAKLLGRHHSRVLTTMRGTVGYLAPEWFSGEAITPKADVFSYGMLLIEVISGRRNREGLDDGVENFRPIRLTNAVNKGQDLFALLDCRLEGQADGDELSRACKVACWCIQEDEKDRPTMKQVVQILEGVSDIGVPPVPQFLQRLIGGSSEGINNQETTSGSGSWSCSNVQSAFQAQVSNCATKSHEDQM
- the LOC137713372 gene encoding uncharacterized protein; amino-acid sequence: MLGLTASLAAATPPNATATNSCIIPNTRPLLLSSDAQIRTNSSSSFACCSVRNLHSSCRIIKAMAAAEETLTVTNPPSPLSGNRQALISLSDKKDLAVLGNGLRDLGYKIVSTGGTASTLESAGLPVTKVEQLTSFGKPLDGCVKTLHPNVHGGILARRDQKHHMESLSKHEIGTFDVVVVNLYPFYEKVTSTGGIEFEDGIENIDIGGPAMIRAAAKNHKDVLVVVDSEDYPALLEFLKGDKDDQQFRRKLAWKAFQHVASYDSAVSEWLWKQTSEDKFPQSLTVPMLLKSPLRYGENPHQKAAFYVDKSLSEVKAGGIATAIQHHGKELLGWVVRQVGGGWLAQDLDDLTPLDIQFKAVSQKAPQKSELADAEFAWLCVKHVKSNAIVIAKNNCMLGMGSGQPNSLESLRIALKKAGEEVKGAALASDAFFPFAWKDAVEEACESGVSVIAEPGGSIRDGDAIYCCNKYGVSLLFTNVRHFRH